The Patescibacteria group bacterium nucleotide sequence AAAATGCAATCAGAGTTTGGCAGCAATCCAAAGAATATTATTGTAGGCATTGGACCAGGCATACGGCCGCGTCATTATTCTATCAAGCTGGAAATAGAAAAAGAATTTCCCGACTATGCAAAAGAAAATAGGCAGGGAATTACATTTGTGGACCTTCCAAAAATTATCACTCAACAGCTGCTAGATGAGGGTATTGATAAAAACAACATAAACGATTGTGGCGAGTGCACCTACTGCATGAGCGAAAAGTACTTTTCACATCGACGGGACCAAGTGGATCCATTGGAAACTATGCTGGCTTACATAACTATGGTGTAAATCAGGTTGACAAATGTCAAAAAATCTGATATCATTATAGATAGGAACAACAAAAACAAAAACAAAAGAGGGGCTAAGAGTCAATCTAGCCTCAAACGGCTTACAAAAAGCCGACTGGGACAGGGCGCTTAGCCCCCATCGTTCCCTCTCTGTTGTTCCAAAAAGAAAAGTGCCGGGGGTTTAGTAAAATACAAAAACAAAAACAAAAATGAAGAAGCCATGTTTTGCGTTATTAAGTCTGGGCAGCGTAATTATGTGCGCCGCTTTTTTGTTACCAAAGATGTCGCTAGCGGCCGGTGTGCGCGAGCCGATGGTGAAAGTAAGCGATCCAAAAACTCTTCAGGCAACCGGTGAGTTTTTAGCTTTTGATAAATCATTTCAGGGCGGCGGTACGGTGGCGGTTGATGACGTCAATGGCGATGGCCGACCGGAGATTGTCGTCGGTGCTGGGCCGGGTGGATCACCCAGGGTAAATATTTTTCTAACTGACGGGACATTAATAAAAAGTTTCTTGGCTTACGGTGCCAGCTACACCGGCGGGGTTGAGGTGGCGGCCGGTGATTTGAACGGCGATGGAACAGCGGAAATAATTGCTGGTACGGGTGCGGGTGGCGGCCCCCAGGTAAAGATATTCAATGCCAGCGGACAGGATATGTTTACGCCGGGATTTTTTGCTTTTGATAAAAATTACCATGGCGGCATCCATGTCGCAGCTTGTGACTTTGACGGCAACGGTACATCGGAAATCGTCGTCGGCAGCGGCAACGATAGCGATCCGCACGTACGCGTATTTGATCGCTTTGGTACAGCGCAGGCGCTGGACTTCCGGCCGTTCTCAAACCAGGATCGCGGCGGAGTATCAGTATCGTGTCTGAATGCTGATGGAGGCCGAACAGAAGAATTGATCACAGCTATCCACTTTTATGGAGTAGCGCACGTGAAAGTATATCGTGGTAATAGCGAACGAACAATCATCGGTGACTTTATAGCCTTCCCAGAATCTTATCGCGGCGGCATAAATGTAGCCGGCGGAGATTTAGACGGAGATGGTTTGGACGAGGTAATAGTATCGGCCAGCCAAAATGGCGGTCCGCAAGTTCTCGCATTTGAAGCCTATGGCAAACCGCTGGGTGTGAATTACTTTGCTTATGAATACACATTTAGGGGCGGAGTGAATGTTGCGGCAGGAGACACCCTGGGATTAGACGGCCCGGATTCGATTATTACTATGCCCGGCAGCCAAGTTGCCGAGGGGCGCACCGACTATCGCAAATATATTGAAATTGATTTGTCAGATCAGAGACTAAAATATTTTGAAAACGGCATCAAGGTAGGCGAGCATCAGATCTCCAGCGGGAAACCCGGTATGGACACGCCCACCGGCACGTTTAAGATTTTTAACAAGCAGACAGTAGCCTACTCAAACAAGTACAAACTATATATGCCCAGCTGGATGCAATTTACGGCGCAGGGTCACGGGTTGCACGGATTGCCGTATTGGAAAATGAAAAATGGCGGACTATACTATGAGGGGGCGAATCATTTAGGAAGAAAAGTATCGCATGGATGCGTGCGGTCATCGATCGCCGATGCGGCCAAGCTGTGGAACTGGGCCGAGAATGGTACAACCGTAATAGTTCATCAGTAGTCGCAGATAAAATATAGCGCTCTTTCGGAGCCGGTAGCAGCCACCGGCTTTTTAGTTTACTCGGCTGATAATAAAACCGACAAAAAAACAAACGCTCGGCTACTTGCCAAAAATGCTAGAAAATGGTAAAAATGAAACAGAGATATTTAATTACCAAATATGAATCAACCTAGCGCAAAAACAAGTCTAAACACCCGCTCTATCTGGGGGATATTCATTGTAATCATCGGCCTATTGTTTCTTCTGCAAGAACTGGGTTTGAACATACAAGCCGGGAAATTTTGGCCGGTTGTACTGCTGATACCGGGGTTGGCTTTTTGGACAATGTTTTTCTCGCGGCGCCAGCATAAGGGCATGGAGGGGGTATTGATACCCGGAACCATATTGACGGTACTGGGTGCGTATTTTATGTTTGAGTCTTTGACTGACTATACCACCAGCGGGGAAACATCATTTATCTACACGCTGGCCGTAAGTTTGGCTTTTTTTGCCGCCTATCATTTTGGCGACCGATCGCGTGGATACTTAATACCAGCTTGGATACTGTTGGGTGTAAGCGTGTTAATTCTCATGTCGGTCGCGGCCAGGCGGGAGGTTTGGCCGGTGATATTGATTTTAGTCGGTCTCTGGCTGATTGTCCGGCCTAATCGCGGATCGAAGCATAACGAAAGTCAATCGACGTCCGAACAGCCGGCAAATCATGATCAAGCAGCCGATCATCAAACGTAATATTATTAATTACCATACATATGAAACTTCACGCCCTATCCAACAAAAATAGAGTAGCCCTGGCAATAAATGTCATCACATTGTTGTTGGTCAACGCTGGCGGAGTTGGTTTATTCTTGACGCCAACAATGGCACAAGCAGGTGTTTCGAAAATATGGTTAACTGCAAATGGATGCGGTCCAAAAAGTGACAAGGTAGATTATGCTGATGTTGCGAATCGGATTTTTGTGAATGGCGAGTCATTCTCAGCGGGTGATATGAATTGGAGTGTTGCCGGACAAATCGAATCGGGCGATGCTAATATCGTGGTAAAAAACGGTGTCTATACGGTTGATGCTACCGGCACATTTTGCTTTAGAGTTTATAAGGTGAACACCGATGATTGGGGAAAATATAACGTGACGTTTGGAAGCGAAACGGAGGCGTATCAAGTTAATCCCTATGTTACCGGGTATGTATATATTGATCCGAATGCCGACAATAATTATATCGGCGGTATTAGCTGGGAAGTAAAAGCTACAAAGGGCAGCGATACAATAACAACTAATGCGGACAGCAATGGCGCATATGTAATTAGCTTGCCACACAGTGATGGTAATTGGGCCGTTAGTGAAACGTTGCGACCTGGTTGGACACAAATATTACCGCAGGCTCCGGATTCATATAGCATCTCTGTCGATAGTCATACTAAAGTCATCGCAAACAATGATTTTAAAAATAAGTTTACCGCGGTAGTCAGACAATCTCCCGACATGAACGGAGATGGCGTAGTAGATCTTCTCGACCTGATAATAATCGGAGATTCATATCTTAAACATGCTGGTGACGCAGGCTTCGACTCGCGAGCCGATTTGGATCAAGATGGTTACGTCAGTGAGATAGATAAAGCGTCGTTTGGCATGGCATTTAACGACCCGGCTTGGTGGGCGGCCTACTCGGTAAATAGTAAGACAAAAACCGATTCGAATCCCGATGAAAATATTATTAAACCACTAGAACCAGTCGTGGTAGCGCCATTGCTTACTCAAACGGTCACGAACGATGCAACAACCTTCTTGAAACCTGGCGGATTAGTCAATTATACCGCCACGATAAAAAATACCGGCAATGCTGCAGCGCAGAATGTTAAGGTTATAGCAACATTACCAAGCGGTCTTTTCTTCACAGATTCACTGGGAACGGAGAAAACATTAACTTCCGGTGGAGCGCTGGGGCCGAATGATACCATGACTCTGAAATATCAAGGGACTATAAAAAACGACGCTATTAATGGTATATACAAAGACACGCTAACAGTTACTGCTGATAATCATACTATGCTTAACGGAGGCTCTTCAGTGGAGGTGCGTCTGCCTGAGGTGGTGCTGCCAAATACCACCACCCTAGACGTCGCGCTCCAATCAAATGTGACATTTGTCAATCCAGGCGATGCCATAAAATATACGGTAATAGTGACAAACACCGGCGCTGCACCGGCGGTTGATGTGCGCTTGAGAATGACATTACCGGACGGGCAGACTTTCGTAGAAACCGGCTCGGCTGAACGGGAGTGGGCATTGGGTAATATTGCGGTAGGAAATAAAGTTACCACTACAGTTGACGGGATTGTATCGGAAACAGCTGCCGCCGGTATTGGTAAGGCGTCAGCTGTAGCCACCTCGGTTAGTATTAGTTCCGCTGTAGCAGCATTTATCAATATCGAGGTAAAGGCACCACAAGTATTAGGTGCCGAAACAGGCCCTACGGATACGGTTGAAACATTGGCTGCGACCGGAATTGGCTGGGCGGACTATGTCTTGCTTATGGCCATTGGAATGTTATGGCTGGGTTCGGGGATATACTGGTATCGGCTGCGGCAAAAAATAAATCATGCCACGGGTAAATAAACCCACTAGACAAACGGTCAAAAAAGTTCGGCGCGCCAACGTCCGAAGCCGAGTGGCAGCGGTTCAAAAACGCCAGAATATTTTATCGGTTAGGTTTGGCTACGGATTGATTGCGCTTGCCGCTTTGGCCGGGGTATTGTTGGCTTACCCGTATGTCAAAAGTTGGAGCTGGTCAGCGGGCGAGGTTAGCTCCGTGTCACCCCACGTGGTAAATAACGGATCTGATTCTACTACCAAACAACTCACTGATGAGAACAGGCTGTTAATACCATCAATCGGGGTCGATACGCCGATTATCGAAGGTCCAAACGAGTCGGCACTCAACCAGGGTGCTTGGCGCATACCCAAAACCTCCACGCCGGATCAGGGCGGTAATACAGTAATTAGCGGCCATCGGTTCAAATATTTGCCGCCCAACAACACCACATTTTATTTGCTGGATAAATTGCAGCCAGGTGATGCGATCCAGGTGCAATGGGCAGCCAAGCTGTATAATTATCAGGTAACCGGATCACGCGAAGTGAAACCCGAACAAGTTGAAATCTTAGACAATACCAACGATGACCGGTTAACGCTCTTTACCTGTACGCCGATATTATCAACGGCGCGTCGGCTGGTGGTAACTGCCAAGCTGGTGAACATTGCAAATGGCGCGTGAAGTCGTTGACAAAATAGCAATTTTGAGATATGATTCGGCATTGGACAGCCAAGTTCAAAAAATATGAATGAGCCATCATACGCAAATCTACAGAGCATTGGTAGCCGAAGTACGGAGTATTTTAAGCATTATTTTATTCCGCACGATGGCAATTTCCACCGACCTAAAATTCTAAGATACCGGTGGTTGCGTGGTTTCACCGTCGCCTTGTTGCTGGTAAAAGTATCAGTTACCGGTTTTCTCTTTTTATCGTATCCCAGCCAGGCTCAGTTTGCATCGATTACGGCCGAACAAATTGCCAGTTTGACTAATTCGGAAAGGGAAAAAGCCGGCCTACCTGCGTTGAATACCAACGGCTTATTGCAAAAAGCAGCACTCAATAAGGCTAATGATATGGTGGCCAAAGGTTATTTTGACCATACCAGCCCGGACGGGCGGCGACCATGGGACTGGGTGGCTGGAACCGGATATCGTTATATTTATGCGGGTGAAAATTTGGCGAAAGATTTTACCAGCGCCCAAAGTACCGTCAAGGCGCTGATGAACAGCCAGTCGCATAGAAAGAATATTTTGAATGAAAAATATTCCGATATCGGGATTGCGGTAGTTGACGCAACATTTGAAGGGCGAACCACCACTTTGATGGTGCAACTGTTTGGATCCACCAGTAACGCCAACCTAGTCAAATCAAACACTGTCAAACCGACTGTTGTGACTCCAGTAGAAAATCCACCTGCTCAAGTGCCAGCGATCACTCCGCCGGTTCCAACCTACACCGCCCAGGTGGTGGAGCAAAGCCAGGATATTGTTCAGCTAGCCAGTGGAACTGAAACCTCGATTTGGGCCGAGTTCAAAAATACCGGTACAGCAGTCTGGCAAAATAGCGGCGATCATTTTATTGCGCTTAATGTCACCGATCCGGCTGGCCGGCACAGCCCATTCCAGCACTATCGCTGGCCGGAGTATTATCGTGCCGGCATATTACCAGTATCCGAAGTTAAACCCGGTGAAAAGGTAAAAATCGAGTGGCCGATTATGGCGCCGAATACACCCGGTTCGTATCAAGAAAATTTTGCGTTAGTGGCAGAAAATTTGACCTGGATTGATGGCGGCTCGTTTAATGTTCCAATAATTGTTTCGGCACCACTGCCCGTATCGGGACAGGTAAATGGTCAATCAACATCATTAGTTGAAAATACCATATCCACCGCCAGTATCATTCCCGCACAGTCTTACAGCCAACCAAATATCGGCTTAACGGCAATATTGGTACGCTATGCGGATTATTTCTACTTGGTCATATTCGCCTTACTGTCCGTTGCGTTGATGCTAACCGTATTTATCAAGATAAGAATTCAACACGCCCCCACATTGGTTCGCACCATGCTGGTAATTGTATTAGCCGGGCTGCTTTACCTGACGCATTTCCATTTCCTGGACGTACTTGGCAATAACGTGAAATTGTTCTAAAATACCATCCGGAAACAAACGGCAGGGAGTGGCATAATCTATGCTTCACCCCTCGTTGTTATTGCGCTGGCTGGCAATCGGTTATTTTCTGGGAGTGGGCGCCTGGTCATATTGGCGTCCACCAGCTTTGATTTGTCTCGCAGTGGCTGTAATGTCTATTGTGATAGCGTATAGCACGCACAAGTTAGCCTGGTCGGGAATCGTAATGGTGACGCTGGCGTGTATTATCGGTGCGGTGCATATTACCGGCACATTGTCACAACGAACAGCTGGGCGGGTGGCGGGTTGTTGTGATAAACCGCTTCAAATATATGGCACAGTGGATGCCGAGCCGATAATAGGCATCGATCACCAAACGCTCACTATCGCGCCCAAATCAATTGGTAATGTTAGCCGCTCGGCTAGGATGTTGGTTCGTTTGCCGCTGGGGCAAGCGATTAAATATGGCGATATCGTCACATTAAAATGCTCACCCAGTCTGCCGAAGCCGACCGATGATTTTGCTTATGATAAATATCTTATGCTATCGAACATCCGCGCCACCTGCCAGACCGCTTACGTAGAAGTTGAGGGGAGCCAACGCAGCCATGTTGTTATGCGGTTGTTATTCCAAGCCAAGCATTGGACCACCGAAAGACTTCAGCTGGCCTTACCAGAACCGCAAGCATCGCTTATGGCTGGATTATTGATCGGTTCACGTAGCGGTTTGCCCGAATCAGTATCAAACGATTTTCGAGCCAGCGGCGTGTCACACATTATTGCCATATCGGGTTACAATATTACAATCATAGCCTCCATGATTTTCACCGTCACATGCCGTTACCTGGGGCGTAATCGAAGTTTTTGGTTGGTAGTCGCCGTATTGTTTGTATTTACTATTATGACCGGGGCGCAGGCATCGGTTGTCCGTGCCGCTATTATGGGTATAATGGCCTTGTTGGCAAAAAAAATCGGACGGGTCGGTGCAATTACCAACATCTGGCTAGTGGCCGGACTATTGATGATCGCAGCCAATCCAATGGTGCTAGTTTATGATGCCGGATTTCAATTGTCATTTCTGGCTACCGCTGGGTTGATTTGGATATCGCCGGTAATTGAAAAATACCTAAAATGGGTACCGCAATTAGTCGGTATACGAGAATCTCTGGCTTCAACTTTATCTGCCACAGCCCTTACCCTGCCGATCATGATCGGAAATTTTCGTCAGGTGTCATTAATATCGCCGGTAGTAAATATGTTAATACTGCCGGTGATACCCGCGATAATGGCTGTTGGTGCGATTATTATCGTCACGGCCGCAGTCAGCGCGACGCTAAGTCAAATCATCGGCTGGTTTGGGTGGCTGGGATTGTCATACATATTAAGCATTACGCATTGGTTCGGTAATTTACCCCACGCGGCTATTAAAATCGAACAAGATACAACATTAAAACTACTGGGCGGATATAGTGTGGCAATATTGATAGTTTTACTTAGGAAATTATCAGCTTATCGAAAGAAAAATGCGACATAGAATTATAAAACTCATCATTAGAGCCGGTCTGTTGTCGGTGGCGTTGCTGGTTATTGTTGTTTTGCGGCACAATCAGGGATACCGGGTGATATTTTGCGATGTGGGACAAGGCGATGCCATATTGATTACGGCGCCAAATAACATCCAGATACTAATTGATGGCGGACCCGATCAGCGAATTCTAGAGAAACTTGGCAAGTATATGCCCTTTAACGATCGTACCATCGAAACTGTCGTGGTAACGCATCCGCACGCGGACCATTTAGCTGGTTTGTTGGAAGTCGCCCAGCGTTATAAAATCGACCGAGTAATCGAAACTGACATGCCCGCAAATGATTCACTGGCTGAAACTTGGGACGGCATACTAAGCCGACGAGGCATCTCGACAATTCGGGGGAAAACCGGTCAAAAATGGCGGTATGACGATAATCTAACCATAAGTATTATTTACGCAACGGAGCGCACGGCGGCATCGGTACGGGACTTGAATGAACTCTCTATTGTTAGCGAGGTGAATATTCTAGGTAGAAAGTATTTAATGACCGGTGATATGACGCAGGCCATGGAAGAGACAATTATGATGAACGAACCAACGCTCCGAGTTGATGTGCTGAAGGTAGCGCATCACGGCAGTCATTTCGCAAGCCAGGAGTTATGGTTAAAAACAATTAACTCAACCTTAGCGGTTATCTCGGTGGGTCAACCCAATCGATATGGCCATCCCGCACCTGAGATACTGTCACGCCTGCAGCAACAGGGAATAATATATTGGCGGACAGATCAAACGGGTGACATTCAAATGATCTATAAAAACGGCCAATGGGTGACGCAAACCGAAAAAAGTGTTATGCTATAATCAAATTAATGGAAAATAAATGAAAAAAACTATAGCTCTAATGTTGGTGGTTTTTGGGTTGGGTTGGTGTGGGCATAAAGCTCAGGCTGCCTACGGCGACGTTTCAACTTATTTGGGAAAACCATATGATGGCGATGGTGGGCAAGCCATCAGTGCATATTTTGATTTTCCGGAAGACGTGGTAGTTGACGCTAATAACAATCTTATTGTGGCCGATACCGCCAACCACGTGATTAGGAAAATAGATACCAAGGGCATTGTCACTACTTTAGCCGGTACCGGTTCCTATGGCGATGCTAACGGAGCGGCGACGGCGGCTGAATTTGCATCGCCGCGCGGTGTTGTCACCGACACCAACGGGAATGTTTATGTGGCGGATAGCGAGAATAATCAAATACGTAAAATCGATCGATATGGAGCTGTCTCGGCCTTAGCCAGCGGTTTGAGTAACCCGCAGGGCGTGGATGTGTATGGAGGGTATGTGTATATTGCGGATACCGGCAGTAACTCCATTAAACGATTGCCAGCCGCTGGCGGTGCGGTTCAGACTGTAGCCAGCAATCTAAGCGCACCCAAAAAGATTTCTATTGATAGCAGTGGAACCTATATTTACGTAGCCGATAGCGGCAGCCATAAGGTAAAACGGGTAAACCTATCGACGGGCGATGTGGTTGATATCGCCGGTTCGGGCAATGCGGGCTATGTCGAAGGTACCGGCGCGGCGGCATCTTTTAACAATATCTGGGGGGTAGAGTACTACAACAACAAGCTGTATGTCACCGATGGCGACGGTTACACAGATTTCTTGAGAGTTATCGACCTGTCAAATTCCACTACTAGTCTGCTGGCACAGGATGCGGTGATGGCGACACTGAACTTTCCCAGCGGCTTAGTGGTATCAAATAACTATATTTATGTTGCCAATTCGGGTATTGGTACGATCAGACGCTTTAGTCTGGCCGATCCGTCCAATGTCAACGAAGACATCGCTGGTGCCAATCGATTCAACAATCGTGATGGCGCCGCCGCCCAAGTATTGCTGGGCCGTCCCTGGGACATGGTGCTGAGTCCGGATCGGCAATGGTTATATGTGGCCGAAAACAATAAAATCCGCCGGATTAACTACGCTACCGGGGACGCTATTCATCTGATTGGCAGCGTAGTGGATAATTATCGTGAAGGTGATGTCACGAGCGCGCGGTTTAGCAATATTACTTCGCTAGCGATAAATTCCGACGGCAGTACGCTATATCTGACCGATCGGTGGAATAATCGTATCCGAAAAGTAGAACTCGCCACATCGATAAGTTCGCTGGTAGCGGGCGGCGGCTTGATTAACAGTACCGGTGAGCAGAATAACGGTTATGCTGAAGGTGTGGGCGATACAGCCAGATTCGACAAACCGGCCGGAATTGCCATCTCGCCCGATAACAAATATCTCTATATTTCTGACTCGGGGAATAATCGCATTCGCCGGATTACCATTGCTAGTGGCGAAACAGTACTAATTGCCGGAGGAAGCGCCGGGTTTACGGATGGTGCTGGCGGGGAAGCTAAGTTTAATAAACCCTACGGTTTGTCGTTGGATAAATACGGCGAAAATCTATACGTCGCCGACACTAACAATCATGCGATTAGAAAGATATCGTTAGCCAGTAACATGGTTAGCACATTGGTGGGGACGGGTTCGGCAGGCTATAACGATGCGATTGGACGCCGGGCGGTATTTTCATATCCGGAATATTTGAGAGTGGATACGGCGGGAAATATTTATGTCACGGAAGCGGGATCGCACCGTGTCAGATTGATCGAAAAAGACACCCTGATCACGAAGTTAGTAGCCGGTTCCGGAGAGCGAGGCTATCACAACGGAGCAAGAGCCGTCGCGGAATTTAACAATCCGAAGGGTATGTTGATTGATGGTCGGTCAAATATTGTGATGGTGGCCGACTCCAATGATGATGTTATTCGCCAAGTAAATATTCAAGGTACCGCTCCATTTACCGAGGCCGGGCCGGAGATAACAAACGTTAGCCCCAATACCATCGCTTTATCATGGGACAAGGGGACGGGATTGCGGGTGAATATCTTTGGTAAAAACTTCCGTCATGGTGCAGCGGTAAAATTTGGACAAATTGATGCCACGAAAACCTACGTTGTTAAAAGCACGGAATTAGTTATTGAGCTGCCGGTAAAACAATTATCAACCGGTTGGTATGACGTTTCAGTAACTAACACAGATGGTCAATCGGCATCACTTTATCGAGGTCTGGGTGTAAAAACCTCAACGGGCGCATCGGTTCCAAACATTGATCATCCATTAGACGAAAAAGGTTCCTTCTATGCATATTCCAGCAAAGTACGGGGTGGTTATTTTGCCGCCTCTGGTAATGTGATGGGTACGTCTGCCGCTGAGATAGTGGTCGGGACAGACCGCGGTCTCGGCCCCCAAGTCCGGGTCTTCAGTGGCACCGGCATGGTTCTGAGCCAGTTCTTCGCCTACGCCCAAACATTGCGTTCTGGTGTCCGGGTAGCCACCTGTGACACCAATAATGATGGTTATGATGAAATAATCACAGTCCCAGGCAAAGGCGGCCGGCCTCAAGTCAGAATATTCAATGGCAAAGGCACCCCCATAGGCAAAGGGTTCTTTGCCCTGGATGGCAAGTTCACCGGCGGAGCCAACATTGCCTGCGGTGATGTCAACGGCGACAGCCGTCCTGAAATCATCGTAGCGGCCGGCCCCGGCGGCGGCCCCCATGTCACCATCCATAAATCTGACGGCACCATGCTGACCAATTTCATGGCCTACGCCAAGAACTTCAAAGGCGGCATAGTCCTGGCGGCCATCGACATCGACGGCAACGGCTCCAAAGAGATCATCACCGCTCCCGAGAAAGGCGCTCCTCATCTCCAGATGTTTACCGGCAAAGGCAAGCGCATGAATCCCGGTATCTACGCCTTCAGCCGCACCTTCGGCGGCGGCCTCTCAATTGCCGGCGGTGATGTCGATGGCGACGGCATTGAAGAAATACTCACTACCCCCGGCCCCCAATCCCAGGCCCTCCTCAAGATCTTCAAAAACAGCGGCCAAACCCTATCCAAGAGCTTCTACCTCTATCCCAAAACCTTCACCGGTGCGGCCCACATTACATCCGGCGACGTTAACGATGACGGACTAGACGAGATTATTGCCGTCCCGTACTCCAACTCCTCCCCGATGGTCAAAATCTACAACCAGAATGGGGCGCTGACGGAGTAAGAAATAAGCAAACATTATTGAGCCAAAAAGCTTTCTTTTGGGTACACGAAAAAACCGCATACAAGTATCCGGTGTTTCCGAGTGGCGGACCCAAGGGGATTTGAACCCCTGATCTTCTCCGTGACAGGGAGACGTGTTAGACCGGGCTACACCATGGGTCCACGTATCGTGGCTCTGTTGGAATATTGAGAACAAAAAGCATTATAGCACAGCAATCAGATTAAGCAAGCCCATTGCCAAAAAGAGACCAGCCGAGTATACTTGCCGGGTATAAAAATAAATCAAACTGTTTTATGAATCATTTCTTGAGGTATTGGCTGCCAGTAATGTTATGGGCAAGTTTGATATACTATTTTTCGTCACTGCCAAATCTACACACGGAATTTGGAGGGTCGTGGGATCTAATACTTCGCAAAGGAGCACATGCGTCTGAATATGCAATTCTAGCCTGGCTGTTGTGCCGCGCAGCAGTACCACGGCCGGTAAACTATCGGATTCGATACTTGGTTATTTTTCTAATAGCGGCTGGTTACGCGGTGACAGACGAGTGGCACCAATCTTTTGTTTTTGGTCGTACAGCGACACGCTATGATGTAATGATAGACACAGTCGGCGCATTGGCCGGTATATTATTGCATGGGTGGTTTTTCCTAAAATCCAGAATTTTGAATAAATAAGTTTTACCTATGCCCAGACTTCTTAGTATCAACCCGTTCAGCGATTTTGCCTAGACGTGAAGTTACCAAGACAGCAATGATTGTTACGGCGACCGCGTATAAGAACAACGATATCAAGCTGCCTTTAGCGCCAAATATCTGTTTGAATAATGACTGAATGGCTTCGTTCCAAGCTAGCGCTGCTACCAGGCCAAAGGCGCTGGTTGCCAGCGTTATCATGGATTTGATTACTTCCTTACTCATACACGTAGGGTTAGTGATAAGCGAGTAGATTATACCACGAATATTATGCTTGCCGTGAGGGCTGATGACGTGGTACATTTATATTGAGATACGTAATATCAAGCCCATGATTATTGGTCTGATAGTTATCGCGATCGGGATTGTCTGGTTATTTTCTGCCAATGGACTGCTGAGTTCCCATACTTGGGATATGATATGGGCATTGGCGGTTATCGGCGTGGGCGTGTGGTTAATAATCCGGAGCCAAAGAGAAAAACCCTGGTGGCGCGTGTTTGATAATCAAAGCCGTGAAGACTGGGAACGTTGGGGGCGCGAATTTGGCAGTCGGGTAGAGAATTGGAGCCGGTCGATTGGCCAGGAAACCGGTGTGCAGTCAAAACGGTTCGGGCAAGAATTGGGGCGGCAGATCGAAGAGGGCGTCAGAAAAATGTTTAATAGCAAAGACGACCACCATAATACGGCAGCGTCGGATGCTAACCCAAACGAAGCTAATCAAGCTCAAAATGGACAATAAACATTGTCGACAATGCGAGCAGGCTTATACCGAAGGTGCTGATGGCTATTGCCAGGAATGCCTTCGAAAAACACAAGCTGATATGCTGAAACAATGGAATAATTTGAATGAACCGGAGGAGTAACTTCATTGATATAAGATATTGGAGAGAATGAAAAAAAACAAAAGCTATTTCGGAGCTATATCAATAATAATCGGTACCG carries:
- a CDS encoding FG-GAP-like repeat-containing protein, giving the protein MKKTIALMLVVFGLGWCGHKAQAAYGDVSTYLGKPYDGDGGQAISAYFDFPEDVVVDANNNLIVADTANHVIRKIDTKGIVTTLAGTGSYGDANGAATAAEFASPRGVVTDTNGNVYVADSENNQIRKIDRYGAVSALASGLSNPQGVDVYGGYVYIADTGSNSIKRLPAAGGAVQTVASNLSAPKKISIDSSGTYIYVADSGSHKVKRVNLSTGDVVDIAGSGNAGYVEGTGAAASFNNIWGVEYYNNKLYVTDGDGYTDFLRVIDLSNSTTSLLAQDAVMATLNFPSGLVVSNNYIYVANSGIGTIRRFSLADPSNVNEDIAGANRFNNRDGAAAQVLLGRPWDMVLSPDRQWLYVAENNKIRRINYATGDAIHLIGSVVDNYREGDVTSARFSNITSLAINSDGSTLYLTDRWNNRIRKVELATSISSLVAGGGLINSTGEQNNGYAEGVGDTARFDKPAGIAISPDNKYLYISDSGNNRIRRITIASGETVLIAGGSAGFTDGAGGEAKFNKPYGLSLDKYGENLYVADTNNHAIRKISLASNMVSTLVGTGSAGYNDAIGRRAVFSYPEYLRVDTAGNIYVTEAGSHRVRLIEKDTLITKLVAGSGERGYHNGARAVAEFNNPKGMLIDGRSNIVMVADSNDDVIRQVNIQGTAPFTEAGPEITNVSPNTIALSWDKGTGLRVNIFGKNFRHGAAVKFGQIDATKTYVVKSTELVIELPVKQLSTGWYDVSVTNTDGQSASLYRGLGVKTSTGASVPNIDHPLDEKGSFYAYSSKVRGGYFAASGNVMGTSAAEIVVGTDRGLGPQVRVFSGTGMVLSQFFAYAQTLRSGVRVATCDTNNDGYDEIITVPGKGGRPQVRIFNGKGTPIGKGFFALDGKFTGGANIACGDVNGDSRPEIIVAAGPGGGPHVTIHKSDGTMLTNFMAYAKNFKGGIVLAAIDIDGNGSKEIITAPEKGAPHLQMFTGKGKRMNPGIYAFSRTFGGGLSIAGGDVDGDGIEEILTTPGPQSQALLKIFKNSGQTLSKSFYLYPKTFTGAAHITSGDVNDDGLDEIIAVPYSNSSPMVKIYNQNGALTE
- a CDS encoding VanZ family protein, which translates into the protein MLWASLIYYFSSLPNLHTEFGGSWDLILRKGAHASEYAILAWLLCRAAVPRPVNYRIRYLVIFLIAAGYAVTDEWHQSFVFGRTATRYDVMIDTVGALAGILLHGWFFLKSRILNK
- a CDS encoding MBL fold metallo-hydrolase, whose translation is MRHRIIKLIIRAGLLSVALLVIVVLRHNQGYRVIFCDVGQGDAILITAPNNIQILIDGGPDQRILEKLGKYMPFNDRTIETVVVTHPHADHLAGLLEVAQRYKIDRVIETDMPANDSLAETWDGILSRRGISTIRGKTGQKWRYDDNLTISIIYATERTAASVRDLNELSIVSEVNILGRKYLMTGDMTQAMEETIMMNEPTLRVDVLKVAHHGSHFASQELWLKTINSTLAVISVGQPNRYGHPAPEILSRLQQQGIIYWRTDQTGDIQMIYKNGQWVTQTEKSVML
- a CDS encoding ComEC/Rec2 family competence protein, with translation MLHPSLLLRWLAIGYFLGVGAWSYWRPPALICLAVAVMSIVIAYSTHKLAWSGIVMVTLACIIGAVHITGTLSQRTAGRVAGCCDKPLQIYGTVDAEPIIGIDHQTLTIAPKSIGNVSRSARMLVRLPLGQAIKYGDIVTLKCSPSLPKPTDDFAYDKYLMLSNIRATCQTAYVEVEGSQRSHVVMRLLFQAKHWTTERLQLALPEPQASLMAGLLIGSRSGLPESVSNDFRASGVSHIIAISGYNITIIASMIFTVTCRYLGRNRSFWLVVAVLFVFTIMTGAQASVVRAAIMGIMALLAKKIGRVGAITNIWLVAGLLMIAANPMVLVYDAGFQLSFLATAGLIWISPVIEKYLKWVPQLVGIRESLASTLSATALTLPIMIGNFRQVSLISPVVNMLILPVIPAIMAVGAIIIVTAAVSATLSQIIGWFGWLGLSYILSITHWFGNLPHAAIKIEQDTTLKLLGGYSVAILIVLLRKLSAYRKKNAT